The Desmodus rotundus isolate HL8 chromosome 2, HLdesRot8A.1, whole genome shotgun sequence region ACAAGTTGATGGGCCATGAGGATGAAGTTCATGCAGTCGTGTTTTCTCAGGATGCAGAGAGCCTGTtctctggaggctctgagggcaCTGTTCGAATGTGGTCTTGATGGCCCCCATGTCCCACTGCAGAGGGCACTCCCCTAAGGCTTGAATATGCTTCATATAGTCCCAAACCAGTGGCAACCAGGTTAAGTATGCCAGCAGGTAACATTTACCACTTGCTTTAAAACATCCTTTGAACATGTATTTTAATGCTCATactgttaacaataaaaaaaaaaaactttctgctcatttgtttgtgcctgggtgttttttgttattttagtaagatttttagagacagagcaTTTTTTGCTAGGAGTTTGGAAGAAACAGCTTAACAATGACGCCTAATGACAGACTAGATGAATTACAGGAGATTGATTTTGAATGTTAGAGAACAAACTGCAGGAGAATAAggctacttttttaaaaaatcaaattcaagCTGCAGGACGACTTAAAGTTTAACCATGTAGCACAGGGAAAGTGTTTCTTCAACCAGAATCAATTAGAATGGCAGAGCATACATTTTACAGATTATCTGACAGCGATTATGCTTTATCTATAAATAATAATCAGAGACTGCAGCTGGTTTAAATCTAAATGCAAGGCTCTTCCGGAACTTTCACCTCTGCAGCCCATCCAAGAATGCATTAAGTATAATTGCAATGCgttttttgaaaaaaaggttTAATTGTAAAATTTCAATGCAAATAAGTATCTCGCACGTAAAATGCGCCCCCCACGCCCGCCCCATGCATGCATCAGCTGTATAAAGTGCGACTGCTTGGAGAACACTAGCCTGGTCTAAAGCAAGCAGCTCGGGATTTCGGCCGAGATGGGCTCAGAAGCCAGTTGgcgctgtccgtggtgctgagGAATTCCCGGCTGCCGGCAGAATGAGCTCCAAATCAGCAGTCTGCAAACTGCTCTCAGTGATGCAGAAACCCAGCTAAAGTTGCTCCTTTCCTTCACGTCCACAGTTAGTATTTTCTGGTGTGTGAGAGGGGATTCAAGCAACATATTGTGGATGATGCTGATGTTATTGCCAGCAGAGCGGGCTTTAAGCTACAGCATGCTGTTGCTGTTTGTGATCCACAGAGCCTAGCCAAATCACCTCTGCTGCCGTAGCAAACACTGTGTAAGTGAACTCATGTGTGGAAGAGGCGTAATCAGCCGGGAAATTTCATAGAAGGATCTGAGAAAACGCTAAAAATAAGTTCAACATGATTCTGCTACCGGGGTCTGGATTTCTACAGGACCAGCATTGCTTCTTGCATTGAATTTTGAAGACAGGTCCAAAGCATATTTCTTATGTGTGTCTGCTGTATTTCTCTCTGGAAGGGCGGGAGACTGCTTCTTGACTGTGGTTTGAAATGGGAGGTAGAGAGAATGGATTGCCTTTAATTCAAGCCTGAAAATGTATTCTTTGGATAATTAAAGAGGAACTGCTTTCCTAAAACATTCCTAATCTTTTAGTTCATATTGGTCTATGACCCCTATCACCACCATTAACCTCCAGAGTGATTAGGTAAGTGTGTCTTATGACATGAGTTATGTttgttttctcaaagaaaaagatGCAGTCATTTTAAATCATATGTAGCAGTGTGGGAGGGGGGAAAGTTTGGCTCGAAAGTGGTCTTCCATTTAGTAatgtttacttattaaaaatctTCATATAAACATTATATTGGATTTctctaatgttttttttctcttaaatagtGTCTCAAACTGCACTAGAGCAGCACAATTATAAACTGGAATTTTCAAAAATAGCCTAAGAACTTTATTATATTAAACAGAAAACCTTGTTTTCTTCATGcagattttaaatgtatttcatatgagtatgtttaatgtttaaataaagtGGGTATTACACCCCTTTTTACCTTTTCAGTTTACATTTACCATAACCTGATATTAATGCCTACCTGTAGCTTGCAGAGAGATCATCTCTGTCTATGTCCTTTTGAAGCAGAATGATATGGGTATTTTATGTGGCTTATCTTGCATGTATTGACCGGTGCTACTGAAATACTATAAGGAAGCACActagcttttttttcctttcaaataaacTTTCTTAATATGTGAGAGATGTATAAAATGCATGCCTTAATTagtaaaaaatacatatgcttTTTTGGAAGCTTCTGTTATGTTTGCAGCCTCTGTagtaatttaagagaaaaaaaatgctttgtcAAAGGGAGCTTCCAGCTTCTCAAGTAGAATTATAGGTTTGCATTTTTTTGTTCTGTCATGACTcattatttttgacatatttcaaaagaaatccaTCTCAGTTATCATTACCTACCAAAAAGGGATTCTAATATCAGAGAGCAGTTTTCTCCTGAAGGGAGGGCATGGATATACTACCTTATATTTTACTATTACTAGAATTTGCATATCTaacttaaaatgcaaatattatagTTCATAAAGTTTCCTAATGCCatctttatcttatttaaaaGTGTCATCTCTATGTTAGGCTGAAAACACATAATTTATCATTGCTCTTATTATAATctgaaaataaaccaataaatttCAGATCATAAATGATCTGAAAATGTCCTATATACAATTTTAGTGATATTTGGCATAAAGCCAAAACATTTAACTAGACAAATGAATTATTTGACAATACTTCTGTTTATCTATGACTCCCTAAAGTCAGTTTCCTCAGAGTTTTCATATGAGTTAGTCATTCTAAACATTTGTATGAGAACCCACTAGCAACACTCCACACCAAGCACTATGTGAAGTATACAAGAGTCAATGCCACCACACTAACAAGGCGTGCTTTCCATGAATGGCAACGCCTCATTACTATTCTATGAAACCAATAAATAGTTCGACACTGGCATTTTTGTGGAAAATATCTTTGGCATGTCAAAAGAGATGTATATTTTCAAGACTGTTGAATGGCATTTATTATATATTGAAGTAATTCATTCTAGTAGTATTACATGAATACTAGATTTGATTTGTTGAAAACAAATTCTCAGATACCTCTTTCCTGCCCACCAGAAGCTTACTCTCTGAGTAAAATAAAGGTGTGGACAATAATACAATAGAAATCAATTTAAGTACTGAGAGttctcttgtattatttattattttaaatgttttatcttaTTCACTGTGGAACAGTTatgctatttttcttcttagctAAATTTCAAAATCCAGATTTATGTTGACTGAAACAAGCAACCCACAGTGAGACCTTTGTTGTTCTTCAATTATAAGCATAAAAAAGTAGGAAGGCCTTTGTACTAGCTCCATTCCAATTACAATGCACATTCAATTAttggtttcttccctttctcttagaAGTAGAATTTTACTCACTAATCTCTTGAATTTCCTTACAGATTATTGTAACATACATTCATTCTATCACTAGTATGGTTTAAAGaataatagaaaatgtaaattcAATTATTCTTGGGTTATTTGTAAGTAACCACTTGTAACATCACCTTTTGAGGGTCAGTAACATCATTTCCTACAATTTAGACAAAGTCATACCTTTGAAATTCAGAAGGTAAATTCAAGCTAAAGATTCCTATGTGAGATAACTccataaaagacaaattttaatgtatatgttACCAAGGACCAACTCTCCAGACTTCACAATAAAGTGTAGATAGTTGCATGGACCTCTATTTGAAGTCCATCTTCCAAGCAGATCCCAAGTAAACAGGTTAAGAGCATAGGCTTAAATAAatctacattttctttatatatgtcaaattatttttttaatatttattttcagccTACCCCTCTTATGTTCCCATGGAAGGAGCTGAGTATATTTAATATTAGGAGCACATCCAGAAGCCTTTGAGGAGGGGGATGGCTCTTCATATTCATGAAGCTTGCATACTTCTGTTGGTCATCCCTGGATTGGTCACCTCTGCTGCCATCAGTCATGAAGACTACCCTGCTGATGAAGGTGACCAGACCTCCAGTAATGACAATTTGATCTTTGATGATTATCGAGGGAAAGGGTGTGTGGATGACAGCGGCTTTGTATACAAGCTGGGAGAACGATTTTTCCCAGGGCATTCCAACTGTCCGTGCGTCTGTGCTCTGGATGGGCCTGTTTGCGACCAGCCAGAATGCCCTAAAATTCACCCAAAGTGTACTAAAGTGGAACACAATGGATGCTGTCCTGAGTGCAAAGAAGTGAAAAACTTTTGTGAATATCATgggaaaaattacaaaatcttggaggaatttaAGGTATGAGTTACCAtccatatttattgaatactaaCTTTTCACACCACATACTTAGTAGAttactacattaaaataaagctagaaaaacattttaatttctctttaatttacaATGCCGTTCCAATTAGCGTAAGAACCACTGTAGTCAACAAAGGCCATTGGCTTATGGATCAATACCTAAAGGGTTTCACAACAGTCCTTTGCTTCAGAAGTTTTTGTGGTATGCTAACATCTATTTTTTGCCCTTAATCATTTTTATGTGTTATtacaaaatatgttttctgatagGAACACTTTAAACTGTATGAGATTTTTTCGTGTGTCTTAGTAGCCTGTATTTAGTTCAATCTATTGCCTAGAACTATCTGTTCAGTGTGTGGAAATGCAAGTGCTATAGAGACACAGTTCTGAGCTGTGGTCTTCATATTAAGAACATGCATTGGACCTACTTGTTGTAGAGCTTGGTTCCCATTCTCTTCTCTGATcattagcttttttattttttattttatttttttacttatgaGACCCCAGAAAGAACTGAAATTTTATCATAGTCCATTgtaaaagcagtaaaaaatatttttttcagctcTATGCTATTTCTTGACCTTTATTTTATGCTTGTATCTTATTTTCAAGTAACTTGGAgctcatttttatctctttttagcGTCTCTTTTCTCCAATGGCCagttttaattagtttttttatAAGCCAGATCTGAGCCCTGAGGTGTAGATTAATATATCAAATTAACCCCCTTAAATGTAATGGCAGTTTGTGCCTTGGAGTGTCTGTCATACTGATGACTTGATATAGAAGATTTTAATTTCATCCAACCAAGTTCAGTGACAAAGCATTCAGAACCTTATAGGCAAAAGAAGATATAGCTATTTTTCAGTGTGACTGTTCATGTTTGAGAGAAGAATGTTCAGTTATTAGCACTGACCAAACGCCTCCACAAGAGCCAAATGGTGGAAGAAGTCAATGTgtggaaaaaagattttaattgatAATAATCAGAGCATTCTGTATATCAGCATTTTATTGCATTCACTCCATTCCAGATTATGGGTACAAACCAGTTTTAATCTACCCAAGGATACCCAGTCATTCTACCTAGATCCCCAAAGACCTGAGGGGAGTTTTAAGGATGATTATCATATTTAACTATCTTACACATAAGTGTTATTCTAGACTTTTGTCTTTTATGTATTATAATACTTTGTTGCACAATGTTTAGAAGAGGCCTGAAAGTCTAGTAAAATTACAATTATTGACATCCAATAGTTTAGGGTGTAGTACATTTATTAATGACTTAATTGTCTCTAAAATAATGGATACACTTTAAcattggcaaaagtaggtttacaattgtgtaTATGAGaaagtttattcctgtattattaattaattaatgtattattattaacccacttttgcccactctGTATGTTCCTGCTATAGTCATTATATAACTAACTAATGTGCCCTTTTCCACCTGACTCTCTATGCCATGAAAttt contains the following coding sequences:
- the VWC2L gene encoding von Willebrand factor C domain-containing protein 2-like codes for the protein MALHIHEACILLLVIPGLVTSAAISHEDYPADEGDQTSSNDNLIFDDYRGKGCVDDSGFVYKLGERFFPGHSNCPCVCALDGPVCDQPECPKIHPKCTKVEHNGCCPECKEVKNFCEYHGKNYKILEEFKPSPCEWCRCEPSNEVHCVVADCAVPECVNPVYEPEQCCPVCKNGPNCFAGTTIIPAGIEVKVDECNICHCHNGDWWKPAQCSKRECQGKQIV